Proteins found in one Pectobacterium atrosepticum genomic segment:
- a CDS encoding Lon protease family protein, giving the protein MYNHAFPLDDYIDTLTSNRLSWQHLLPNNTPYQTLFTQAAQLAPAEFSAIQSRLADSLTLFCHPRSPSRFMLLKAQENDEYMALIARALNAIRPDSGAIHGSKYIIEGRHIRVEPATQPADNFAAQQSCGYQEWIEPEQLFGCVRNFHDEITLHPGLIHQVNGGTLILSARALLAQPLMWLRLKQIMAEGLYRWHSPDERKPLPVDVPPMPLDIRLIILGDRESLADIHDMEPELGEHAIYGEFEAQLQLIETDDMARWCTYINALCSENQLPLLDVDAWPALVNIAVRYSGDQGNLPLCPRWLISQLKYASLYARDGQITEQALIDAIAARQWREGYLHERMQDEIELGQILIETEGEVVGQVNGLSVLEFPGYPVAFGEPTRISCVVHAGDGEFTDVERKAELAGNLHAKGMMIMQAFLITELELDQQLPFSASMVFEQSYSEVDGDSASLAELCALVSALSLRPINQQFAVTGSVDQFGRVQPIGGVNEKIEGFFEVCQRRGLTGTQGVILPATNLRHLCLQEDVVEAVREGKFHLFPVETASEAVSLLTNFAYDDEQQPNLLAEIRERIGQFAPQERRRFPWFFR; this is encoded by the coding sequence TTGTATAATCACGCTTTTCCTTTAGACGATTACATTGATACTTTGACCAGTAACCGACTCTCATGGCAGCATTTACTGCCAAATAATACGCCTTATCAAACGCTATTCACTCAGGCAGCTCAGCTTGCTCCTGCTGAATTCTCCGCTATTCAGTCGCGTCTGGCAGACAGTCTGACGCTCTTTTGCCACCCTCGTTCTCCATCCCGCTTTATGCTGTTGAAAGCGCAAGAGAACGATGAATATATGGCATTGATCGCCCGTGCGCTGAACGCCATCAGGCCAGACTCCGGGGCGATACATGGCAGTAAATATATCATTGAGGGTCGTCATATCCGGGTCGAACCCGCCACTCAGCCTGCGGATAATTTTGCCGCACAGCAATCCTGTGGCTATCAGGAATGGATTGAGCCCGAACAACTCTTCGGCTGTGTACGCAATTTTCACGATGAAATCACCCTGCATCCAGGACTGATTCATCAGGTTAATGGCGGCACGTTGATCCTGTCTGCCAGAGCATTGCTAGCTCAGCCGTTGATGTGGCTGCGTCTGAAGCAGATTATGGCAGAGGGACTCTATCGTTGGCACTCGCCAGACGAGCGCAAACCACTTCCTGTTGATGTGCCACCGATGCCGCTTGATATTCGCCTGATTATTCTCGGTGACCGAGAAAGTCTGGCAGATATCCATGATATGGAGCCGGAATTAGGCGAACACGCGATTTATGGTGAGTTCGAAGCGCAATTGCAGTTGATTGAAACAGATGACATGGCGCGCTGGTGTACCTACATCAATGCACTATGCAGCGAGAATCAACTGCCGCTGCTAGATGTGGATGCCTGGCCGGCATTAGTCAACATCGCGGTACGCTACAGCGGCGATCAGGGCAATTTACCATTATGCCCGCGTTGGTTAATCAGCCAATTAAAATATGCATCTCTGTACGCCAGAGATGGTCAGATTACCGAGCAGGCGCTGATTGACGCGATTGCCGCTCGCCAATGGCGTGAAGGCTATCTTCATGAGCGCATGCAGGATGAAATAGAACTAGGCCAGATTCTGATCGAAACAGAAGGCGAAGTCGTCGGTCAGGTTAATGGACTTTCCGTGCTGGAATTCCCAGGCTACCCTGTTGCCTTCGGTGAGCCGACACGCATCAGCTGCGTAGTTCACGCTGGCGACGGTGAATTTACTGACGTCGAGCGCAAAGCCGAGCTTGCTGGCAATTTACACGCTAAAGGCATGATGATCATGCAGGCGTTTCTGATTACCGAACTGGAACTTGATCAACAACTTCCTTTCTCGGCCTCCATGGTCTTCGAGCAATCGTACAGCGAAGTTGATGGTGACAGCGCTTCACTGGCAGAGTTGTGCGCACTGGTCAGTGCCCTCTCCTTGCGACCAATCAATCAGCAGTTCGCCGTTACCGGTTCCGTCGATCAATTTGGTCGTGTCCAGCCAATTGGCGGCGTGAATGAGAAAATCGAAGGCTTCTTTGAGGTCTGCCAGCGTCGTGGGCTGACAGGTACCCAGGGCGTGATTTTACCTGCGACTAACTTGCGCCATCTCTGTTTACAGGAAGATGTCGTTGAGGCAGTACGCGAAGGGAAATTCCATTTGTTCCCGGTAGAGACCGCGTCGGAAGCTGTGTCATTACTCACCAATTTCGCTTACGACGATGAGCAGCAGCCAAACCTGCTAGCGGAGATTCGCGAGCGAATTGGACAATTTGCACCGCAAGAGCGTAGACGTTTCCCTTGGTTTTTCCGTTAA
- the fabA gene encoding bifunctional 3-hydroxydecanoyl-ACP dehydratase/trans-2-decenoyl-ACP isomerase, whose translation MVDKRESYTKEDLLASSRGELFGPQGPQLPAPNMLMMDRVVKMTEDGGKYGKGFVEAELDITPDQWFFGCHFIGDPVMPGCLGLDAMWQLVGFYLGWLGGEGKGRALGVGEVKFSGQVLPTAKKVTYRIHFKRVINRRLVMGIADGEVLVDGQHIYAADELKVGLFKDASSF comes from the coding sequence ATGGTAGATAAACGCGAATCCTATACAAAAGAAGACCTCCTTGCCTCCAGTCGTGGTGAACTGTTCGGCCCGCAAGGCCCTCAGTTACCCGCCCCTAACATGCTAATGATGGACCGCGTCGTTAAAATGACAGAAGACGGCGGTAAGTACGGCAAAGGCTTTGTGGAAGCCGAATTGGATATCACGCCTGACCAGTGGTTCTTCGGTTGCCATTTCATCGGCGATCCAGTGATGCCAGGCTGCCTTGGTCTGGATGCTATGTGGCAGCTAGTCGGCTTCTATCTGGGCTGGCTGGGTGGCGAAGGCAAAGGTCGTGCACTTGGCGTGGGTGAAGTCAAATTCTCCGGACAAGTTCTGCCAACAGCTAAAAAAGTGACTTACCGCATTCACTTCAAACGCGTAATCAATCGCCGTTTAGTAATGGGTATTGCTGATGGTGAAGTGCTGGTTGATGGCCAACACATCTATGCTGCTGATGAACTGAAAGTCGGTCTGTTCAAAGACGCGAGCTCTTTCTAA
- a CDS encoding tellurite resistance TerB family protein, with amino-acid sequence MNNWLQQIQGLLGAGSKPGSHHQGGKNGNLGDMLKPAALGGLAGVLLSNKSARKIMGSLGKNALIIGGSAAAGVVLWNQYKKRVRDTHQDDPQFGTQSSADNIRARRLIQALVFAAKSDGHIDATEKQRIDDNIQQLQLGSDAHRWVQEAIEQPLDPVLLAKDVKNEEEALEVYFLSCAVIDVDHFMEKSYLDALATELKIPQDVRQSITNELKSPS; translated from the coding sequence ATGAATAATTGGCTGCAACAAATTCAGGGTTTATTAGGTGCCGGTAGCAAGCCGGGGTCTCATCATCAAGGCGGTAAAAACGGCAATTTGGGCGATATGCTGAAACCTGCGGCGTTGGGCGGTTTGGCGGGTGTGTTGTTGTCGAATAAGTCCGCACGGAAAATTATGGGCTCATTGGGTAAAAATGCCCTGATCATTGGGGGCAGTGCGGCGGCGGGTGTGGTGTTGTGGAATCAGTATAAGAAACGTGTTCGCGACACACATCAGGATGATCCTCAGTTTGGTACCCAATCCTCGGCCGATAATATTCGCGCTCGACGTCTGATTCAGGCGCTGGTTTTTGCTGCCAAGAGTGACGGCCATATTGATGCGACCGAGAAACAGCGCATTGATGACAATATTCAGCAGCTGCAATTGGGAAGCGATGCGCATCGCTGGGTGCAGGAAGCGATAGAACAACCGCTTGACCCGGTTTTGCTGGCGAAAGACGTGAAGAATGAGGAAGAAGCGCTTGAGGTCTACTTCCTGAGCTGCGCGGTCATTGATGTCGATCACTTCATGGAGAAAAGCTATCTGGATGCGTTAGCGACGGAATTGAAGATACCGCAAGACGTGCGGCAGTCGATCACCAATGAACTTAAAAGCCCATCATGA